The DNA window AGCGGTTTTTTCCGGTTCGGTCGATGGGCATATGCGCGCCTATGGAACTGAAGACGGCAAGATTATCTGGGAGTTTGATGCCGCAAAAGAGTTCAAGACCATCAACAACGTTCCGGCCAACGGTGGTTCGTTCGACGGTGCTGGGCCCACGGTCGTCGGTGGGATGCTCTACACTTACTCTGGGTATGGCATGTGGGGCGGCGCGCCGGGGAATGTGTTGTTGGCGTTCTCAGTGGATGGGAAATAACAACAAAAGCAGTAGCCATTAGCAAAAAGGAATCGGAGCACCGGAGACGGGGAGAATCGGAGAGCGGACCTTCTTACTCACCGTTTTTCCGTTTCACCCATTCTCCGATTCTTTCTTTGCCTACTGACTCCTGAATGCTGACTACTGGCTACTTTTTACGGTAACTGCTTCACCCCTTCTGCCAGTCGCTGCCCAAGCTTCTCTACCTTGCTCGCGTCAAGCTGCGTTCGTTGCGCTAGAATCTTTCCCCACGAATCACCCTGATAGGATTGGAACCGTTCTGGGTTCCATAACTCAGCACGCTTGAATGAACGCGGACAGTGGAAGTAGCACTCTTCCACTTTGATCTCGATCGCCATTTGGGCTGGGCGACCGCGTGCACCGAGTTTCTCTAAAAGTGCAGGATCATCGACAATCCGTGCCTGTCCATTGATCCGCATTGTCCATTCTTCTCCAGGAATGATGCAGAGTAGACCAACATGCGGGTTCTCAAGAATGTTGTTGATGCCTTGAAACATCTTGTTCCCAGGGCGATCAGGCAAATACACCGTGTGTTTGTCAGCAATGTGGATAAAACCGGCGGGATCGCCTTTTGGTGACGCGTCGCACCGTCCCTGGGCATCTGCCGTTGCGACTATCACAAATGGACACTGGGCCAGGAATGCACTCGCTGCCTCGTCAATATAGGGTAGCTTGTGTTTGACGGTCAGGTCGTCGGGTGCACCAAAACGTTCGCAGAGGTCTGCTGTCGTTTGTGGAGCTGCTGTCGTCCCCATTGTTTCCTCCTTTGCTCCAAGTTTTTCCGACTCCGAACTCCGAACTGTTGTAGGTCTTCCTCATCGATTGTCATAGCGCAACGGATCAACATACTTGATGACTGTTTTTTCCTCGGGATTAAATTTGTTCCGTGTCTGCTTGGTAATGTCTCCACCATAAATATGGAAACTAAGAACCGGCTTCCCAGAAAGGTTACTAAATTGATGGACATCTTGGTCCGGCGGAATGATGTGCGCGATCTCCCGAGCATGAATATCCAGCTCAGTCGTCTGCTGTAGATCGGCATAGCCTTCCCGCGATCCGTCATCAAGGCGCTTGAACCGACGCGTGTGGAGCGTCCCTTCAAGAATAACTTCTACACCCCACGAACCCGCGTGATCGTGGACTGGTGTGCCACCACTTGGTGGCCACAGCGCAGACATCACTGTAAACGCATCTTGTGGACCACGGTGAATCAGATACAAGCCAAATGGCTGCTCAGGCGAGACCGGCTTGGTGTATTGCTCAGGCAAGAAGTTCGGCACTGCGATAATTTTCGCCATTAATGGCTTTGCAGCAGCCACGATTCTTGCTGGGTCACGCTCTCTCTGCACGATTTCAGTCACATCAGCAGCGAACTTGGTGAGATTATAGGTTTCTGCCATACGTCCCTCCTTACACAACGAAACAAGAACACACTACTCCGAAACACCACTCGGAGACAAGAAGATTGATCGAAGAACTGCCATCATGCTACGGTCCCGTCATGCGTTTCCTCATTCTTCACGTCAACAGCTTCTGCTGCACGATCACCGAGAAAGGTCGGTCGAAAGTCTACGAATCGTATGATGATCCGGTCACGCGAGTGAACGATGCTCTCGTCGTACTTTCGAGCGTCGAAAAAGGAGATGAACGCAATCCCGCTCTTGTCGCACAACGTGCGTGTACAGAAATCACCAAACTCGTTGCCCAACTGAAAGTGACAACTGTCGTTCTGCATCCGTTTGCGCATCTGTTTGCTGAGTTGGGACCACCTGAAGCTGCGATTGATGTTCTGAGTCGTACCCAGCAAGAACTTGCGACGAAAGGTCTTCATTGTGTGCGCACTCCGTTTGGCTGGTTCAATTCGCTACAAATCGATGCGAAAGGTCATCCATTGTCGCGCGTCGCACGGATTGTGACTGTGGGAGAATAAGACGGAAAGAAGCGGTATAAGGATCACGCAATACGTAACATGTGATACGTGGTACGTGTTACGTAAAAAGGAAAAAATACATGAACGCCAAGCTTTTCGCACTGGAGTACGCGGCATCCCTCGTCAAAGACGGTGCTCTTCTTGGCCTAACGACCGCAACGATCGATAATGCGCCGATGGCGTTCTTGCGTGAGGTGGTTCGTCGCGGTGTGAAACAGGTACGACTTGTGACGTTGACTGGTGGTGGGTTGAATGCAGATCTGATGATCGGCGCGGGTGTTGTCGCTGAGTACGAAACGTGTTCGTGTGTGCTCGGTCCGTATGGACCAGCCCCGAATTTTCAACGTGCATTGCGGACCGGTCTGATGAAAATGAAAGACACGACCTGAGGGGTGCTGTATAGCATGATCCAGGCTGGATCTATGGGTGTTCCGTTTCTTGGTGTTCGCGGTCTTCTGCACAGTGACATTCTTACGCATCGACCTGACTTATTAGTACAAGACAATCCCTTCAATCCTGGTGAACCGGTGGTCGTTGCACAGGCGATTCGTCCACATGTTGCTGTCTTTCATGCGCTAAAGGCAGATCGTTCAGGGAACGCGATCACCCCTGGACATCGAGATGATCTAATGATGGCTCGGGCAGCGCGACGGGTTGTTGTTACTACAGAAGAACTGGTTGAAGGAGAACTCACACAAAGAGATGCGGGTGAGAATTCATTTCTGCCCGCCATTGATGTTGATGTTGTCGCGCACGCGCCACTCGGTGCTCACCCGTGCGGATTTGGTTCCCTGTACGATCGAGACGATCATCATTGGCAGGCGTATCTCGAAGCCGCTAAAACCGACGCAACGTTTCGCACCTATCTGGAACGGTATGTATATGGGGTGCGG is part of the Deltaproteobacteria bacterium genome and encodes:
- a CDS encoding pyridoxamine 5'-phosphate oxidase family protein, encoding MGTTAAPQTTADLCERFGAPDDLTVKHKLPYIDEAASAFLAQCPFVIVATADAQGRCDASPKGDPAGFIHIADKHTVYLPDRPGNKMFQGINNILENPHVGLLCIIPGEEWTMRINGQARIVDDPALLEKLGARGRPAQMAIEIKVEECYFHCPRSFKRAELWNPERFQSYQGDSWGKILAQRTQLDASKVEKLGQRLAEGVKQLP